The Desulfuromonas sp. TF nucleotide sequence CCACGAACCGGCGGAAGTCATCGGGATGTCCGTACAGTCGGGTCGGGGCGAACAGGTTGACGCCGTCGTATCCCCAGCCGAAGCGTCCGGGGAAATCGGCCACCGGCATGATCTCGAGCAGGGTGACGCCCAATTCCTTCAGCTCCGGGAGCTCCCGGCTCGCCGCCTCCCAGGTCCCCTCCTGGGTGAAGGTGCCGACGTGCATTTCGTAGATGACCTGCCCCGCCATGCGGGTCCCGGGCCAGTCTCCATCGGACCATTCAAAGGTCTCCGGCAAAACGACCAGGGAGGCGCCGAAGGGCCCGTTGGGCTGAAACCGTGACGCGGGGTCGGGAAGGAGCCGATCACTGCCGTCCAGGCGGAAGCGGTAATAGCTTCCTTCCCCGGCTTCGGGGACGAGAGCTGAAAAATAGCCGTTCTTTTCGCTCTGAAATGGTGTAATGGTTCCCCCGCCGGGCGCCGTCCCTTCAGGGCCCTTCTCGAGCAAGACTTCTACCTTCCGGCGGATCGGTGCCCATACTCGAAAGTGGACTCCTCCTCCGGGGACCGGTTCCGCTCCGATCGGCAGCCGCCGCCGGTATGTGTTCGATTTTTTCGGCACCGCGAAATCTCCTCTTACCGGGATGGTAAAGAGATCATAGCGGAAGGTTTTTCTTTGGCAACGGCGGCGAAGCGCAACCGTCAATCCCGGCTCCGTGCGGCCCCCGCCTTTGCTGACAGGCAGCCGGGCGCCACCGGAGACAGAGAAAAGAAAGAAACCCTTTTCCGACGGTGGAAAAAATGAACCTGCCGCTTGACATCCCGGACACCGGGGATAAGGTAGAAACAAACGGTGACGGAAACGCCGACGAGGGACAGTAGAGCAAACGACTTGAAACGTCGGACAGGAAGAAATCCCTGTCAGCAACATGCTCGAAGATCCGGAAGAAAAAATCCCTTCCGGAAAACCCATCGGCGCTATCCGTCACTGTTGTTTTGTGATCTCTCAGCCCTGCACGATCGCCGGGGCGGATCCTCCTACAAAGGCTGAGGATTGCACAGATCCTTCGCCTCGTTGGCGCGCGCCTCGCAGTTGCCGCAGGCAAAGGCGGGATGGGAGGAGCGCCGGCGGATCTCCTCGGTCTGCCCCTTTTCCATAAGAATACACATATGGTCGGAATGACACGCGGGACCTTCGCAGGCGCCATACGTCCTTCCCTTTTTCTCAGTCATGGCCTCTCTCCTTTTCTCCGGCGTAGTGGACGCCTTTGATTATTTCCTGGACCATTTAAACGTTAAATGACATTTATCGTTTTGCAAACAGCCGGCGTTCCCGAGCCCCGGATCCCGAGCGCCGCAGGGTTTGCCCCTTTATGAACTTCCGAAAGCGGGGAAAATGAATCGACAGGCAGACGGGAGCGGCGGCGTCATCCATATCCTGAGAGAGGCTCGCCGACAGATCGCGGTATCGTTGGTTCTTTTCATCCTGGCGGGCATCGGGGGTGCGCTGTATCCTCACATCGGGGATGCGGCTCTGGCGAACTTTGCCGAGTATGTACGGGAATTCCTGGAGAAAAACACCCCCGACCTGATCCTTGCCATCTTTCTGCGCAATGCCGCGGCCGCCGGAACGGCGATTCTTCTGGGGATATTTTTCGGAATTGTTCCCGTGGCGGCGATCTCCGTCAACGGCATTCTTTTCGGGGCGGTGCTGCGGTTGATGCCGGCGGAGTCCTGGAGACTGCTGCCGCACGGGGTATTCGAGCTGCCGGCCATGTTCATAGCCTGGGGGCTTGGGCTGTGGGTCGGTCTCTGGATTATGGAGGCCCCCCGCTGGCAGCGCCTGAAGGAACGGCTGACCGCAAGCCTTCGTGTTTACCTGATGTTGATTCTGCCCCTGCTGGTTGTGGCGGCGGTGATCGAGGGGATCGCGGCCCATATTTATCGCGGATGAGGACGGAGTGCAGGGACTGAAAGGCGGGTAATTTTAAGGCAGTTGTAAATATTCGATTCTTAGTCGAATTTTTTTGTTTGACATACTCTAGAACGGCGATAAGGTGAAGACAAACGGTGACGGAAACGCCGACGAGGGAGAGCAGAGCGGACGACCATGTGTCGTCGGGCAGAAGTAAAGTTCCTGCCTAGTAAACGCTCGACGGTCCGGAAGAGCAACACCATCCGGAAAGACCCTGCGGCGCTATTCGTCACCGTTGATTTTTTAGGAAGAGTCTTTCAACTTCGCGTGAGATCGGTGGCCAACCCTTGATTGACTCCCCGCCGTAGCCAACTATACTGAAGCAAAACACACTTGCTTCAGGAGGCCTCCATGCCCTACCTTCCTTCTCCCTTCAAGCGCTTTTGCGAACACTACCCCGAGCTGAACGATCAGTATGAGAAACTGGCACGGGCCTGTCATGAGGCCGGCCCCCTGGATGAGAAAAGCCGGCGGCTGGTCAAGCTGGGAATCGCCATCGGCCAGCAGTCCGAAGGGGCCATCAAATCCCATGCCCGTCGGGCCATCGAGGAAGGAACCAGTGTGGAGGAAGTCCGCCATGCCGCATTGCTCGCCCTTACCACCATGGGGTTTCCCGGCATGATTGCCGCCATTGAATGGATCGAGGAGGTCATCGAGGCGAAAGAGCGCTAGCCCTTTCTTTTCCGCATTTCCCCTGAGATCAGGCGACGGCTACAATGGTGTAGGTCTTACTGGCTGCGGCCTCGCCGGTATGGATCTCATCGTCGCAGATCTTGCCGAGAAGAGCCCGCCCCAGGGGCGACTCCGGGGTGATGACGATGCACTCCGTTTTGCCGTCGCCCACCTTCAATCCCCCAGCATCAGGCCCCACAAACACCTGCCTGCAACTGCCGTCGTCCGATTCGAGCGTGACCAGAGCGGTCAGGCGGATTGGCGTCTTCTCGTCGAAGGGACGAAGGTCCAGGGCGCGGTAGCGCTCCAGCGCCCGGCGGATTTCCGAGGCGCGGTTGGCCTGCCCCTGGGCCACATAGGAGGCCTCGAGAGCGGTGGTGTCGTACTTGTTATCGGGGGCGCATTCTTCGTGCGTGGCTGCGGCATGGGCCCCCTTGGCCGCCGCGGTCAGGGTGGCGAGGTCGGCGGCCAAGGCCGCGACGATCCCGCGCAGGATATTTTCCTTGTCCATGAGGCGTTTACTTCCCGCAGCACTTCTTGTACTTGAGGCCGCTGCCGCAGCTGCAGGGATCGTTGCGGCCGATCTTGCTCACGCTCAGCGGCTGCGACTTGACCATGATCCCTTCGGTGAACAGCCAGCGTTTTCCTTTGCGCCTGAACTTCCCGCGTTCGTGATGGCTGCGCAGACCTCCCTTGTCGCGAAAGCGGGCGACGAACACCACCTCGCCCTCTTCATCCCCGGGGCCGCCTTGAACGGTCTCGAGAATCTCAAGTCCGTGCCATTCGGAATTCTCGGCCCAGGTTCGGGTCCCCTTGTGATCGTACCCCTCGCGGTAATCCGGGTGGGTGCTGTCGAAGAGAAAATCGACATCGGCCTTCACGTGGGCCGAATAACGCGCCCGCATCAGTTGTTCGGCCGTCTCGGCCGGTTTCTTCCCGGTGATGATCGGTTCGCAGCAGGCGGAATAATCGTTGCCGCTTCCGCAGGGACAGCTGTTCATGGCTATTTTTCCTTCCCGGGTCGCAAGGATGTTTAAAAAATCTGCCGAAGTTTATTCATCCAGGCTCCGGCTGTCAAGACTGATGGCGTCGCCCCTCGGAGTTTTTGAACGCCAACCCATCCTCATTGACTTCACCCACGCCCTGCCATAAAGTGCCCGCATGGAAGCATTCCTCGCCGAGCACGGCCTCCCCGCCCTCTTTCTGCTGAGTTTTCTCGCCGCCACTCTCATCCCCTTAGGGAGCGAATGGCTCCTGGCCGTTCTGCTCCTGAAGGGGAGCGATCCCTTCTCTGCCGTCGCCGTCGCCACCGTGGGGAACACCCTCGGCGCCCTGACCACCTACGCCATAGGCCTCTGGGGAGGACCGTTCCTCACCCGCAGGATGCTGCGGATCGACGAGAAGGCCAGTCAGCGGGCGGAGCGCTTCTACGAACGCTTCGGGTCGTGGTCGCTCCTGCTCTCCTGGTTGCCGGTGGTCGGCGATCCCCTCTGCCTGGCCGGCGGAGTCCTGCGCGTCGGCATCCGCCGTTTCCTGCTGCTGGTCGCCCTCGGAAAACTGGCCCGCTACACAGTCGTGGCGGGGATGGTGCTGGAAGGGGGGAGGTGGATGGGCTGAGGAACCGGTTCATCCTTCCCGGTTCTGTCCGGCTGCGTTACGGAGCAGGGTGAAGCCGACCGTTGTCCCCCGGCACGGTTCGCTCTTCACCCAAATCCTGCCGCCGTGAGCCTCCACGATGTTCTTGACGATGCTCATCCCGAGGCCGACGCCTGCAACGGTCGCACAGGTTTCGTCGGCCCGGTAGAACTTGTCAAAGATCCTGTCGACCTGCTCGGCGGTCATGCCGATTCCGTGGTCGGTCACGGTGACGCGGTAAAAGTCTCCTTCCGGTTCCCCCCGGATCTGGACCAGGCTTTCTTCGGCCGAATACTTGAGGGCATTGCCGACAATGTTCTCCAGAACCTGCCCGATCCTGGCCTCGTCGACCAGCACCCGGGCGT carries:
- a CDS encoding stage II sporulation protein M, whose amino-acid sequence is MNRQADGSGGVIHILREARRQIAVSLVLFILAGIGGALYPHIGDAALANFAEYVREFLEKNTPDLILAIFLRNAAAAGTAILLGIFFGIVPVAAISVNGILFGAVLRLMPAESWRLLPHGVFELPAMFIAWGLGLWVGLWIMEAPRWQRLKERLTASLRVYLMLILPLLVVAAVIEGIAAHIYRG
- a CDS encoding carboxymuconolactone decarboxylase family protein, with product MPYLPSPFKRFCEHYPELNDQYEKLARACHEAGPLDEKSRRLVKLGIAIGQQSEGAIKSHARRAIEEGTSVEEVRHAALLALTTMGFPGMIAAIEWIEEVIEAKER
- a CDS encoding GreA/GreB family elongation factor yields the protein MDKENILRGIVAALAADLATLTAAAKGAHAAATHEECAPDNKYDTTALEASYVAQGQANRASEIRRALERYRALDLRPFDEKTPIRLTALVTLESDDGSCRQVFVGPDAGGLKVGDGKTECIVITPESPLGRALLGKICDDEIHTGEAAASKTYTIVAVA
- a CDS encoding YchJ family protein, which gives rise to MNSCPCGSGNDYSACCEPIITGKKPAETAEQLMRARYSAHVKADVDFLFDSTHPDYREGYDHKGTRTWAENSEWHGLEILETVQGGPGDEEGEVVFVARFRDKGGLRSHHERGKFRRKGKRWLFTEGIMVKSQPLSVSKIGRNDPCSCGSGLKYKKCCGK
- a CDS encoding YqaA family protein, encoding MEAFLAEHGLPALFLLSFLAATLIPLGSEWLLAVLLLKGSDPFSAVAVATVGNTLGALTTYAIGLWGGPFLTRRMLRIDEKASQRAERFYERFGSWSLLLSWLPVVGDPLCLAGGVLRVGIRRFLLLVALGKLARYTVVAGMVLEGGRWMG